The region ACCTTATGAGAAGACTGAAGCGTGATCCTGTGGAAAGAGCATTCCTCCGCGGGTACCAGAATGGTGTTCATGGCAAGTCCCAAGATTCCTGCCCCTTCAATAGCGCCGCCGCACGACAGAACT is a window of Pseudomonas sp. gcc21 DNA encoding:
- the rmf gene encoding ribosome modulation factor; the protein is MRRLKRDPVERAFLRGYQNGVHGKSQDSCPFNSAAARQNWINGWREGRADHWAGFKGISGVHRLNEMRAVG